Proteins found in one Siniperca chuatsi isolate FFG_IHB_CAS linkage group LG22, ASM2008510v1, whole genome shotgun sequence genomic segment:
- the LOC122869908 gene encoding myeloid-associated differentiation marker homolog, with the protein MPLIVFPTSQLLWVRVAALLFTCVAFSVAAHGASLPHGGMADWCIFCWAFSFACTLLVLLVEQCGLQARAPVSWSNFPITIACYAALLCLSASVIFPLFFLKDQRFYGEVRDYRIASTIFSCLAAVAYMGEVTLTKARPGEVAGYMATAPGLLKVCQTFVACVIFILVSDPVSYDHHAALKWCMAVYCICFILSMAVVVLCVGECTGCLPIPFSKFLSAYGLLAVIMYLTATIIWPVFQFDKQYQRRTQASSKLITVAVLTALNFLLYLADLAYSARLVFVSA; encoded by the coding sequence ATGCCACTGATCGTGTTTCCCACCTCCCAGCTGCTATGGGTGCGTGTAGCTGCCCTGCTGTTCACCTGCGTGGCGTTCAGTGTCGCAGCACATGGAGCCTCACTGCCCCACGGAGGCATGGCTGACTGGTGCATCTTCTGCTGGGCGTTCAGCTTCGCCTGCACCCTGCTGGTCCTGCTGGTGGAGCAGTGCGGCCTCCAGGCCCGAGCCCCAGTGTCTTGGTCCAATTTCCCCATCACTATCGCCTGCTATGCtgccctcctctgcctctctgcctctgtcatcTTCCCACTTTTTTTCCTTAAGGACCAGCGGTTCTATGGCGAGGTTCGCGACTATCGCATTGCCTCCACCATTTTCTCCTGCCTGGCAGCGGTAGCCTACATGGGGGAGGTGACCCTGACAAAAGCGAGGCCAGGAGAGGTGGCAGGTTACATGGCTACGGCACCAGGCCTGTTGAAGGTGTGCCAGACCTTTGTGGCCTGTGTTATCTTCATCCTGGTCAGCGACCCTGTGTCGTATGACCACCACGCAGCGCTCAAGTGGTGCATGGCCGTGTATTGCATCTGCTTCATCCTCTCCATGGCTGTGGTGGTGCTGTGTGTGGGCGAGTGCACCGGCTGTCTCCCCATCCCCTTCTCCAAGTTCCTGTCAGCTTACGGGCTCCTGGCGGTTATCATGTACTTGACCGCTACCATCATCTGGCCCGTGTTCCAGTTTGACAAACAGTACCAGCGTAGAACCCAGGCATCGTCAAAACTGATCACTGTGGCGGTGCTCACTGCCCTCAACTTCCTGCTTTACCTCGCTGACCTGGCCTATTCTGCCAGACTAGTGTTTGTCAGTGCCTGA